Proteins co-encoded in one Cytophaga hutchinsonii ATCC 33406 genomic window:
- a CDS encoding nucleotide pyrophosphohydrolase: MTLNELQSNVDQWIKEHGVRYFNELTNTALLVEEVGEVARIMARTYGEQSFKQSDKDKNLADELADVLFVLTCIANQTGIDLEKAMQENMTKKTNRDKDRHKNNDKLSKGEN, from the coding sequence ATGACCCTGAACGAGTTACAATCAAATGTAGATCAATGGATTAAAGAACACGGTGTACGTTATTTCAATGAATTAACCAATACAGCATTGCTGGTTGAAGAAGTTGGTGAAGTGGCGCGCATTATGGCCCGTACCTACGGAGAGCAATCTTTTAAGCAATCCGATAAGGATAAAAACCTGGCCGATGAACTGGCTGATGTGCTGTTTGTGCTTACCTGTATTGCCAACCAAACAGGTATTGACCTTGAAAAGGCGATGCAAGAAAACATGACAAAAAAGACAAATCGCGATAAGGACAGGCATAAGAATAACGATAAGCTCTCAAAGGGAGAAAATTAA
- the dtd gene encoding D-aminoacyl-tRNA deacylase, with translation MIAVIQRVRKASVEIADKEHASIAAGLLVLLGITHTDEELDVEWLSAKICSLRIFSDEAGKMNRSLSEINGELLVVSQFTLFASTKKGNRPSFIEAARPEQAIPLYEQFIAACEMQLNQKIKTGIFGADMQVALINDGPVTILIDSKNKQ, from the coding sequence ATGATTGCGGTTATACAACGTGTAAGAAAAGCTTCGGTAGAAATAGCGGATAAAGAACATGCTTCTATTGCAGCAGGTTTGCTGGTTTTATTGGGTATCACGCATACAGATGAAGAACTTGATGTAGAATGGCTTTCAGCAAAAATATGTTCGTTGAGAATTTTTTCAGATGAAGCAGGTAAAATGAACCGGTCACTTTCTGAAATAAATGGTGAGCTTCTGGTTGTCAGCCAGTTTACCCTATTTGCCAGTACAAAAAAAGGAAACCGGCCTTCTTTTATTGAAGCTGCCAGGCCGGAGCAGGCAATTCCTTTATATGAACAGTTTATTGCTGCCTGTGAGATGCAGCTCAATCAAAAAATCAAAACCGGTATCTTCGGGGCAGACATGCAGGTAGCCTTGATCAACGATGGCCCGGTAACCATACTAATTGATTCAAAAAACAAACAGTAA